ttaaaaatatttttaaaatctatattattttagaaactaGGTTATAAGTGAAATGTCATACTCTTTTACTAATTTGTGTCGAAATTTTTCACACGATTTATCTAAAAGCTCTTGTAAAGAACTTGGTTTTATAGGTAtcccaactttttttaaattttttataggaAAAATATAACCTTTGGAAtacctttgaaaaaaaaatataataacaatataatgtttagaTAAAAAATTCATCCAACTTGCTTACTTTTTCCATACACTATTCAACATTAAAATAGATTcactgaaaatatataaattatgcctTAAATGTTCTCTTTGAATAATTGCTGTTTGATGCCATGGAATCGGGCCTCTAATTTGCATTGAAGAATAATCTGATCTATAGTAATTTGTTATTCCAATTCTTTTTAATTCATCTGGATCGATTAATATATAATCAAGGATTATTTTTTTGCAAGCAGTATCATAATTTTGACGTACATCGCTTTccaaaaatgtcatcaaaaaaTGAtacctaatcaaaatatttatcaaatattttaatgatttaatatttttaagttaaacatttatatccttgaatatttcatatttgtcgtaggtttaatagttaataccttcATTGAAACCTTAAaagcgtataaaaaaaatcttagcaatatgtattttttaactgcttttATAACACCTTATGAGGAACctcatatttaacaatatatttgaaaaatgtaacgaacttgattatttaatatgtaattttgtccaaatttaaacataaaataactacaaaaaacctcgtttttatatttttttagttacagaaTAAACTAATTATGTGGaaccttaatttaaatttcaaatcttaatctataaaagttgaacattttttaactacctacaaaatcattttagaatTCAGACGctaggaagctagtggttttacgacagtctttattttttttttatcctgtacacAAAATTTCTATCAGAAGAAGttttttgatttcaacataatatagtatcttatcttttagcaaaattgatcaagatggtactttagaggagtcatttttcgattttctcaatagttactGAATGCCACTCGAAAAATTAcccaaaaatttacaaaaatccGCTAAAAAcgagattttaatttctaactctTTGTTTATAGCGTAGCAACGAattaacaatcataatattataatattaattcaacttgcaggctataataaataataataatataaaatatcctgactgacaaaccatctccgcttagaatcgtttttcttttacaatgatattatatcattaaattcagtttaatacaatccaatatccattatacattgacccacttgtaacttaaaCTTAATGCTGTActgcagcagagcgacatccacttacctgcttttttaattttaaatttgatacattttgtcaaaattcgaactttaaatgctcataaataaaattatgcatatatagtgttaatattttaactgctattgtaacaatatatcaggacccttgtattacattttcaagcattttgaccaaacgaataaaattgtattgacatttaaagaaaaaaaactaaacaaattggaACTAAAagtgtccataaacagctcaaaacaagtcaaaatatttttaaaatgtaatggtgtataaaaaatgataatatcaacGGTCATTTGTTTCAGAGTTACACCAacaaccaaaatcgatttagtctAAAACTGATTTTggttaaaaattcctgtttttccttaattttttttttcacggcgcttttgaaaactattgggaattttttacttttaatctgCCCAATGCACTAACTAGCTAGaatcactttcccatcgaacaagatacagaagttgaaaatcaaagcatttttacgaagtgtttaattataaacattgtagactgtagtattgtaaatacCTTTGAGTAAAGATTCTATATAACctactatagttattaatttattatataacaatttataataggtacatattctTACAtactctttaaaaaaaaaaatacttaaacatatgttatatttataaactaaatactgagtacctacttaagtacaataattgcacttatacacctatatcaggaaaaaatgtatggttctttttaaaacaaatattaggtaattcgtttttaaaaataaataatattattttatattatttgtgcaATTAATAGTTATCTATAAGTTTGGTATAAGCTTACTTTTTTAACAGATTCGGTTTTACACGATTCTTCTTTATATTGGCCAACACTTGTTCTGGAAACGGATTATAATAATCACTAGTTATACCCTGGTAaacaaaatagaataattaagttaagtgggaaaaaacaaaacaatataaaaatattatgttcaacatttgaatatttgattcattatttaaaaattcattattatacaaattaaaaacttttttatgattaatctataaaatatattccccagatgtaaaatatttatttgttatttattttaattgccaACGCCCGAGGGGAAGCAGTGcagttttagttataaatactaACAATGATACTATAGACAAttcattcaataatataaacatcttaggaaattaatatttatatttcatatgtgttttaccattgattatattatatagtataattgagtatagtatttaatatagtatacaatattatatactcaataatagtatctattatactatgtataatcaatggtatttcTAAATCTTAATAAACAGTTTGCAGTAATTATCgacataaaattttttagtaGAACAAGTGTTTATTTGTGGTATTCTGGCATACTTTTTTTACCGTTTAGTATTTTGAATAGAAACAAGATTTCAATGTAATTTCTCCATGATAATAAAAACATGTTATTGCATTTTCTTTCTATATCAGAATTCTTTTCATATTCTTTCTGTATTGGTTATTTGGTTGACCCgataaacttaatttataaattataaccgtACTTAGAAATCGTTTTTGAATCTTAtcaatgttgttaattaaaCCTATTTTCGTCGGGTTTCATATGACAGAGCCAAATCCTTTGATAGAACAAAACTAGGGAAAATTATAGAACTTATTGATACTcaggaaaacaatttaaaaatatcatctcACTTCGTTCAAATAGTATGCTATTGTTTCGTTGTCTTCTTTACTTATGATGATTTCGACGTTTTTCTCTTTTCGCCACATATCTTTCAGTATATTAAGCTGTTTGTCCGGACTCATTGCAGTACAAGCTTGTATCGATGAACCAATATAACTGACaagggaaaataaaatatcatgtaaACGTGcataaaaaagattaaaatttaaaatgggcAAGTAGGTAactctatatacctataggtactgtgCAATATGTGTTTAGaggagtcactgtaatggatgtgttaaatttgaattcaatgatataaaatcattgaagaGCCACGGAAAACagttctgagcgaagacggtctgtcagcctatataatatgtgtccaGTGAAGAAGTGATCGGCCGGCGTATATGATAGTATACATTACGTCATGAAAAAAACCCCTTTAAAGGGTGGatctaacttttttttatgtttttagttatgaaaataaatcaaatttaactttttttaaacaaaactaaaCCTACCACCCTTTTGCtgatgttttttcaaaaattttcaacttattatcgtaagtttatttttattttatcgggcTGACTACATACATAACCTAACCAGAAATGtacctacaaattattttcacttaactataaaaagtaaaaaatattggcATTTTTAAAAGGAAATCTCGTAAAACTGCAAATAACGCCGTATTTACTAcagctttaattttaattttattattttacactacaGATTAATACCTAGAAtactaaatattgttttcataccTTCCATAATTTCCGAACGATACTGCTGTTAAACGTGACTTAGATGAGGCATGTACAATGTACTTATAAATGTAGGGGGGAAATTCTTAAGGTATTCTAAGTATTATtctgtagaataataaaataaaactgtagtaATTACAGCGTTATTTtgagtaatacctactcgatttcttttcaaaaatggtaatttttttaactttttataatttaataaaaaataatttgtacatttctggTTTGATTATATATGTTAGTTGATACTTGATAGCGCACagtaaaaaagctttaaaataaaacaaaattataatacaaattgaaaagttttttaCTGCCTCAAAAGGTGAAGatcgaaaataaaacaacaaatcattgtaaaatactaaaattgtattggATCTAAAATGAAATTAGGTACTTagcagtaggtataggtagttatataggtaattacttTGAAGGTAATTCTGGTTTAATCATagctttttcatattttattttatttgcaatCATTTTTTGTTTCCTCAGATCTGCTATATCCCTGTAATATTTTCCGGACAACAAATcctgtaaaaataacaaatataattcaatGGCACCTATTGGCTATAGTATAAGCCAGATAGAATGAGACGGATCATTACGCTTAATGTctattatattgtgattttatagtGTGacctatactgtataataaataataatattatatatatatataaaatatattggtttaccGCTAAAGGCACGACGCCGGTACATTTGTAATCATTTGTGGTATTCATCTTTTGTGGTTCGGATTCGACTTTTTGGCGTGGACGATTTAGTAAATGAAGATCTTCgtctaatattttacaactcaTGGTCTTTTCCCGTGACTTGTTGATTTTTCGTAAAGTCTTTTCGAGTGCTAGTCTATAATTGCGTCCAATGGACATCGACGGATGCATCAGATGAATTCGatgctataatataggtattataaaaaataaataaatatcaaaagaCTGTCATTCAACAATTATAGTTTTGTatcgttaataaaatataattttacactgATCGGAACACATTTAGTCCACGTATGACTACAGAACAGCGGAGGGTGTAGGCCATCCATAGAAATCTCATCCGTACACTTTTCCGAGTTTTTTACATGGCATTTGTTCATTTTCAAAcgagtttttttcattttgatttcTTACGAATAATTACAccgaatacatattacaataataatgataatgtacaCCAAaactgataatataaaattatatcacgcACGACTACAACAATTCGCTAaactacataatttaaatgacCAATTCTTGTGATCACCAACGAATTAACGTGCTCGTGTATCAACTATAAACGGGCCTGAAACACTAAATAAGTATTGATCatcgaattataaatgtttacttttCCCATTACAAGTATTATGCTAAAGTAATAAGTGATAGGTATGTCCCTTCTATAAACACGCATTATGGGGTGCCTTggaaaccaaaatcgatttattaaatgtataaaactttCTGCAGGCAGCAgctataatatctaaatacacGATTTTAAAAAGGGGGACCAGTgggtaccactctgctgtacggtaaTTGTCAAGCATGTTGTTGTAattgatgtgttaaatttgtcaattgaattcaataataaatcatagtaAAAAAAGTCAATATAGCTAGAAAATTTAACCATGTatgaaaaacggtaattttaacatttggtgaaaTTCTCAAATGTCTCCGataattcgtttttgaataacaacaaaatgtcaaaaatcaatagataaatttagttaatttaccagtaaaaatccaatattataaacatttttaattcaaacgtTCATATAGAAAATTTTGTGGGAATCttcaattaaaatttcttatattaGCTATCAAAAGagaaacttttataaatttccaacttaaaataattttaaaattctcgaaatgttgatgaattttgttaaaatttgaacttcaaatgtataaaaaaaataatcatggctacgtatcataaatatttttgaattttcattaaataaacatttaactatataagaaaacttgcattacattttcaaccatttttactgacttaaaaagtttttaacgacaataattttaaaagattaaaaaaattcgagcaaaaagcgtcaaaatattttgaccattTTACCATTTATGGAAAATTCTAATGTAAAAATTTGATCAACATTTCATGGGTTACTACAGTTTTTGAGTAACAccaaaataatcttttttttcaaacattttttttttttttgcttaaaaattaacatttttagattctgagtgaaacgatgaatgtattgattttacaatgatgtgtgtttttttttttatttttttttttttatttttttatttttgtgtctgtgtacacgataagtagtcgaaataatgcttcgattttcgacttcagtatcttgttcgatgggaaagtgaatatcgttggtgcattggggaggtcaaaattttaatttcccagtagttttcaaaagcgatgtgaaaaacaaaagaaaaattaaggaaaaacgggaatttttacgcaaaatcgatttttaacaaaatcgattttggttattggtgtaactctaaaacaaatgaccgtagatgcatgaaattttcactggttgtttatatttgcattttctatacacaatacaattttgaaaataatttgactttttttgaactgtttacggacattgtcagttttcagtttttttaaattttttttctataaatatcaataaaattttatttgttgggtaaaaaagcttgaaaatttaatagaaggctcctaggttattgtttcaaaggcagatgaaaaaaattaaaaatccttagtcacagtttttttttatacacgtttaaagttcaaattttgacaaaatacggaaaaatcacgaaaaatagcaaattattttgatgagaattcataaaaatttttctttttaaatctaagatttgaaaatgtaatataagattactcataagtttgtctacctttatcaaaaaaaaaatgtctagaagaaacttaatttaaatttttatgagcgtctgaaatttatatttttacaacatttgatatttactcgatttctcatgtaacaattttcttattttattgtaattaaaaaacgaatgactgtagatacttgaaaatttcactgaatgtttatattagcattttctatacaccataaaatgttgaaaatattttgactctttttgagctgtctacggacattgtcagttttcaatttttttagtttttttttctataaatatcaataaatttttatttgttgggtaaaaaagcgtgaaaatttaatataaggctcctgatatatcgttctaatagcagttgaaaaatattaaaaatacatatgcacaatttttttttataagcatttaaagttcaaattttgacaacatttatcaaatttataatttattaattattttctggttaaaaatgtataaaatgtttaacttttatggctaaagattgaaaatttaaaacaaggctccgagtaaataggttatatataaattactttattcacaataatatcatcaaatatacttggtaaaatcataggctgactgaccgttttcgctcagaatcgtttttcttatacaatgatattatatcattgaattcaaatttaacaccatccattacagtgacccacttgtaacctactgtacagcagagcgacatccacttatccaccttttttttcttgacgctttctaaaactaatttatattttaaagcctCTCGATAGTACCATAACTAGATTACATTTTCTATTAGAAAAGATGATGATGTAAAAAATCAGAACATTTTTACTTCTACAAATgttgatgacagacagaaaaaaacacacatcattgtaataatcacaatacattcatcagtccgctcagaatcaaatATTAAACCACAGAAGTTTGTACTACAGTCTACAGTACAGGGGCATGCTACAGCGGGTAAAACACGATTGCGTACGATTGTTTTTGGTGACACCTTTTAAGCTACGATTTTACCTGATTTTCAACTACACGATTGCGAACGAACTATTTAGCGTTGTTGCCAATTTTCAtactagtatataggtaccacaatatcattacactaaaaataatttataaatacattgcttttttaataatcatttagcTTTTATTACCTACGCTTATTGTTAGAGTTTTAAAATTCCATGAAATTTATttccttgaaatatttcatttccatgaaaaataaaaataaaatgtttattatatcaaaaagtttatagtcgtcaaattccaaatgaacatttttaaaagtttgtttgttatacgaaacaaagaaaatatgtaacatatttacacataactattataagttgtttaacaaatctataatttaacaaatttaaacattgtctTTCAACTCTTAAGTTACAAGCTCATAAACCAACTcaacatcataacatattgttGAGAGCCATGACTCTgtgaatgcatattatactatattataattatattatattatattcacaatgtatATAGACATAAACCACTCTTATAACAGTCATGAATCGTAaccttttacaatatacaaaatatgatctaattattaaataaaagagtcCAGAGCAGCTTCACATAATCACATCACTCAGtcgcatacacacacatatacgacttatgtacacctataataattactaactaacttttatattgattattataaaagtctACATTTACTggatatttatttggtatattgtaaaattaataaatttgtcaaCGTTGCATACGATTTCATACGcattagtgtttattttttttttcttaaagatATTTGCTACCCATCTTCAAACATACGCAATCGTGTTGTCAAAAAGGACAAACGTACGCAATCGTGTTCTACCCGCTACAGCGACATGGTTAGGAGGGGAgacaagtaaaaatattcacatattagctaagtaaaaaaaaggaCGCGAAGCCCACGACcgtttatatatacaaaaaccTATACATTCCCatttaatatatgttaatattttggtATTCTTTATTAAAGGCTACAGGTCTAATAAATGGACTAAATCGTTAGAGTGAGGTATCAATCGATATAGAAAATCACAGGCTACGTGCTTTCAATGGAattggttaaataatatttcttgtaATATTAAGTTGaataaaaggtgggtaagtggatgtcgctctgctgtacagtaggttacaagtgggttactgtaatggatggtgtaaaatttgaattcaatgatataatatcattgtataagaaaaacgattctgagcgaaaacggtcagtcagcctatgatattaccaagtatatttgatgatatttttgtgaataaagtaatttaaatataacctatttacgtggagccttgttttaaattttcaatccttagctataaaagttgaacatattatgtccgtaaacagctcaaaaagtccGTGGTACCTACTCACTAGCTAGGAAAATCTATCTACAGTGGAACAGTCATCCATAtcatattatcgtaatatattatcaattcaGTTGTTATCAAATTACggtaataatttatcaacagtaatttgttttgttcatAAAGAATGTGCCCATGTTTAACTGTAAGTTTATTGATCAACATTCAACAGTATTATATAACTCTTAAAGTAAGTTTATTTCATATACATTAACACTAAGTAGGATTACAGTACAGTATTAAAAGTATCAAATCAAATATCAATCGAGTTGTACTCAAGTAATACCTAGTTGACTTGGTCATTGGTGTAcaagttgttatttattaagcaatttgttttttctctACATCAATGGAAgacattatttgtttaattaatgtaGTACTTGTAAAggccatacaatattataatttagatactgcTTATATACCAGTTCACTAAAAACGTTTTAAACGCCTAGTAAATTTTTGTAAATCTTCATTgccttaatttaataaaagtttaccaataaataatcatcacaatatttttcttcaaatcaacttgtttaattaatataggtttgTATAGATGTTTCTGTTATAGGTATCAATTGATAT
This genomic window from Metopolophium dirhodum isolate CAU chromosome 1, ASM1992520v1, whole genome shotgun sequence contains:
- the LOC132936001 gene encoding dynein axonemal heavy chain 3-like; the protein is MKKTRLKMNKCHVKNSEKCTDEISMDGLHPPLFCSHTWTKCVPISHRIHLMHPSMSIGRNYRLALEKTLRKINKSREKTMSCKILDEDLHLLNRPRQKVESEPQKMNTTNDYKCTGVVPLADLLSGKYYRDIADLRKQKMIANKIKYEKAMIKPELPSNYIGSSIQACTAMSPDKQLNILKDMWRKEKNVEIIISKEDNETIAYYLNEGITSDYYNPFPEQVLANIKKNRVKPNLLKKYHFLMTFLESDVRQNYDTACKKIILDYILIDPDELKRIGITNYYRSDYSSMQIRGPIPWHQTAIIQREHLRHNLYIFSESILMLNSVWKK